Proteins co-encoded in one Candidatus Hinthialibacter antarcticus genomic window:
- a CDS encoding NUDIX hydrolase: MGPRIRNRACAVIVQDGKVLLVQHQKNDQHYWLFPGGGVEFGETLQEAVAREMMEETNLDVEVGELIMVSESIPPDKHRHVINYYFLATVVGGEMKLGDDKYLFDLQWHPMEKLPGMMIFPAVAPEIVQRLQDGADLPVSIGNKWD; encoded by the coding sequence ATGGGACCGAGAATCCGAAACCGGGCGTGCGCCGTCATCGTGCAAGACGGCAAAGTGCTTTTAGTCCAGCACCAGAAAAACGATCAGCATTACTGGTTGTTTCCTGGCGGCGGCGTTGAATTCGGCGAAACCTTACAAGAAGCCGTCGCCCGCGAAATGATGGAAGAAACCAACCTTGATGTTGAAGTCGGCGAATTAATCATGGTTTCTGAATCGATCCCGCCCGACAAACATCGCCATGTGATCAATTATTATTTTCTCGCGACCGTTGTCGGCGGTGAAATGAAACTCGGCGACGATAAATACCTGTTCGATCTCCAGTGGCACCCGATGGAGAAATTGCCCGGGATGATGATTTTTCCCGCTGTGGCGCCGGAAATCGTGCAGCGCCTGCAAGACGGCGCCGATTTACCCGTCTCCATCGGCAATAAGTGGGACTGA